The genome window AGCAATTCTTCTTGATGAAAAACGTAAAGATAGGGCATTAAGTTTATGGAATGAAGCCACTATAAGAGTGAGCTCAATCCTACTGAAATTAGAAACAATGACAGTATTAAGAAGAACATTTGAACATAATAAAGCAAAATTTGAATCAAGCTGGATAACAAGAAAAATTAATGAACTAAATGAATACTTGAAAGAAGTTAATTTTAGAATTATTGATGAAGATATTGAAAATATAATTGTCTTAAGAAAAGAGATCGCAAAATGTAAAACTCTTGACGCTATACATATTGCTACGGCTTTAGAATTTAGCAGCTTAATTCCTACATCAGACTTTTATTTGTATACATTTGATAAAAATATGTCAGATCTTGCAAAATCATTTAAGTTCAAAATAAATAAAGAAGAAAATTTCATCTAACAACTACTTCAACCTGACTCGGCTATTGTCACGGTTCTTGTGTACGCAAGGAAGCGCGCCAATAACGGACCACGGCTTAAGCAAATGTTAGCCAGACCCCGCGGGCGCGGAAGAAAATAATGGTATTAGTAGATACAATTAATAATAAGCTTGATTCAGCGCAGTAATTTTCAGTAATAGTATGTAAGAGTATTCACTATTCAAGAGTCAGCGCAAGCTGGCGGATAACTAGCTTCGTTTTATCTTGGATCTGAGGTAAAGATTCTTGTAAGTGAAAATGATATAAAAATGGTTATTAGTTTATTAGCTGACTATTCAAACCAGGGTAAATGAAGAAACTACTCATCGTTAATAAAAAGATACTGACTTTTATAGTATTATGTTTTGGTATTCCATTAATGACTGTTCTTTTAACAAAAATTATTACAATAACCTCAGTCAATTATGTTCTGTTTGGAATACAGGCTGCATCTCCATCTATGCTGAGCCCGAATTTTTAGACAGTAAAAAGGGTGGTATTTATGAATAGCCCTCTTTTTATAGAGCAAGAGGGAGGTATACAGTACTAGCTATGAGGAAACGGTACGACAAGGCATTCAAAGCCAAAGTGGCCCTGGAAG of Treponema sp. J25 contains these proteins:
- a CDS encoding PIN domain-containing protein — its product is MLYYFDSSILLAILLDEKRKDRALSLWNEATIRVSSILLKLETMTVLRRTFEHNKAKFESSWITRKINELNEYLKEVNFRIIDEDIENIIVLRKEIAKCKTLDAIHIATALEFSSLIPTSDFYLYTFDKNMSDLAKSFKFKINKEENFI